One Candidatus Paceibacterota bacterium DNA segment encodes these proteins:
- the aspS gene encoding aspartate--tRNA ligase, whose translation MAKETWVKDIAGLAGQEVELYGWIANRRDHGKLIFIDIRDRSASAQVVFTPSSPGYEDAQKLRNEWVVRLKGLVKERPAKMVNADIPTGGVEVEPTALEILNESPTPPFPLDGPGYDIGEEHRMEYRYLDMRRDRLARTLDMRHKAALAIRTWLSDHGFLEIETPILTKSTPEGARDYVVPSRLYPGSFYALPQSPQQYKQLLMAGGVERYFQIARCFRDEDTRGDRQPEFTQLDMEMSFVQREDVMALNEELLIHLVQKLWPEKKIQEIPFPRISYKEAMEKYGTDRPDLRTDKEDPNLLAFCWIIDFPFFEKTDEGGWTFTHNPFSAPKPEHMSDLLAQKNIGEILTTQYDVALNGFEIGGGSIRNHQPQALRAVFEIMGFPAERIEANFGHMLKALEFGAPPHGGIAWGFDRFMAILQNEPNIREVIAFPKTGDARDLMMQSPSPIEEKQQRELHIVTRS comes from the coding sequence ATGGCAAAAGAAACGTGGGTAAAAGACATAGCGGGTTTAGCTGGTCAGGAAGTTGAGCTCTATGGGTGGATCGCGAACCGTCGTGATCACGGAAAGCTTATTTTTATTGATATTCGTGATCGATCTGCATCTGCACAAGTAGTGTTCACGCCGTCATCTCCTGGATATGAGGATGCACAAAAATTACGTAATGAGTGGGTTGTGCGGCTCAAGGGCCTCGTAAAAGAACGTCCGGCAAAAATGGTAAACGCTGACATCCCTACGGGCGGCGTAGAGGTTGAGCCGACGGCGCTTGAAATTCTCAACGAATCTCCAACGCCGCCGTTCCCACTCGATGGTCCGGGGTATGATATTGGAGAAGAGCATCGCATGGAATATCGCTACCTCGACATGCGACGCGATCGCCTTGCGCGCACGCTCGACATGCGACATAAGGCGGCACTCGCCATTCGCACATGGCTTTCTGATCACGGATTTCTTGAGATAGAGACTCCTATTCTCACGAAGTCTACGCCAGAAGGGGCCCGCGACTACGTCGTACCCTCTCGCCTCTACCCAGGCTCGTTTTACGCGTTGCCGCAATCCCCGCAGCAGTATAAGCAGCTTCTCATGGCTGGGGGCGTTGAGCGTTATTTTCAAATCGCGCGATGCTTTAGAGACGAAGATACTCGAGGTGATCGTCAGCCTGAATTTACTCAGCTCGATATGGAGATGAGCTTTGTGCAGCGGGAGGACGTCATGGCGCTTAACGAAGAGCTACTCATCCACCTTGTCCAGAAATTGTGGCCAGAAAAGAAAATTCAGGAGATCCCATTTCCACGGATCTCATACAAGGAGGCGATGGAAAAGTACGGCACAGATCGTCCCGATCTTCGCACTGATAAAGAGGATCCAAACCTCCTCGCGTTTTGCTGGATTATTGATTTCCCATTTTTCGAAAAAACGGACGAAGGCGGATGGACGTTTACGCACAATCCATTTTCAGCGCCAAAACCGGAACACATGTCTGATCTCCTTGCACAGAAAAACATCGGCGAGATTCTTACCACGCAGTACGATGTCGCGTTGAACGGGTTTGAGATCGGTGGCGGCAGTATCCGCAATCATCAGCCTCAAGCTCTCCGCGCGGTATTTGAGATTATGGGTTTTCCGGCAGAGCGTATCGAGGCAAATTTCGGTCACATGCTCAAGGCGCTTGAATTTGGGGCACCGCCACACGGTGGCATTGCTTGGGGCTTTGATCGGTTTATGGCCATTTTGCAGAACGAACCGAATATTCGTGAGGTCATTGCGTTCCCAAAGACGGGGGACGCACGAGACCTTATGATGCAGAGTCCTTCACCGATTGAAGAGAAGCAGCAGCGCGAGCTACACATCGTAACTCGCTCATAA
- a CDS encoding cupin domain-containing protein — MDGFHTNIEKDTLENEFFRKVLYTTSRSQLVLMTLRGGEEIGLETHPEHDQFIRIESGEGKAFLNETTYDLADGSALVIPAGTRHNIVNTGTEPMRLYTLYTPPEHPDGTIHATKAEADAAHH; from the coding sequence ATGGACGGATTCCACACCAACATAGAAAAAGATACGCTCGAAAATGAGTTTTTTCGAAAAGTATTATACACAACGTCGCGCTCGCAGTTAGTGCTCATGACGCTCCGTGGTGGTGAAGAAATTGGCCTTGAAACTCACCCAGAGCACGACCAATTTATTCGCATTGAGTCTGGTGAAGGTAAGGCGTTTCTGAACGAGACAACCTACGATCTCGCCGATGGCTCCGCGCTCGTTATTCCGGCGGGAACAAGGCATAACATTGTAAATACGGGGACCGAGCCGATGCGCTTATACACGCTCTATACGCCGCCAGAGCATCCGGATGGGACCATACATGCCACGAAGGCGGAAGCCGATGCGGCGCACCACTAA
- a CDS encoding type IV secretion system DNA-binding domain-containing protein, which yields MALPPENPVVLFGQTTFRNELRPFGIKMDDRRRHMYVIGKTGMGKSELLKNLAIQDIRDGRGIAFIDPHGDPVEDLLDFIPAHRVKDVIYFNPADLEHPIGFNIMEHVSFDNRHLVADGMMAVFKKLWVDQWSARMEYILNNTILALLEAPGSTLLGINRMLADKAYRKSVVDQVTDTEVKAFWTQEFAKYNERYAGEATAAIQNKIGQFVSNPLIRNIVGQEKSAFDMRKAMDEGKIVLVNISKGRVGEDASRLLGAMLITKIQLAAMSRVDIAKNERNDFILVVDEFQNFATASFANILSEARKFNLSLVIANQYIAQMEDAVRDAVFGNVGTIISFRVGAEDAEMLEKEFAPEFVAQDIVNLGKRQIYLKLMIDGVASKAFSAMTMDTLPPEETTERFNAIEASRKTFGRPRAEVEKTIGDWREAGVARDDHASEGHSSAREQSAGPRRSQGDRPPRRSRGGGGGRGGSQSERPAPSGKITVSVGGKELSLAEAMRQGVMPFTSQKTGPGQPQEPRQHMNNEELRKVLAVALGKEEAVASTADER from the coding sequence ATGGCGCTTCCTCCAGAAAATCCGGTAGTCCTCTTTGGACAAACAACCTTCCGCAATGAGTTGCGGCCGTTTGGCATTAAGATGGACGATCGACGTCGCCACATGTACGTCATTGGAAAGACGGGCATGGGGAAATCAGAACTGCTGAAGAATTTAGCCATCCAAGACATTCGTGACGGACGTGGCATCGCGTTCATCGATCCTCACGGAGATCCTGTTGAAGATCTTCTGGACTTTATTCCCGCACACCGCGTGAAGGATGTTATTTATTTCAATCCCGCAGATCTAGAGCACCCGATTGGCTTTAATATCATGGAGCATGTCAGTTTTGATAACCGTCACCTTGTTGCAGATGGCATGATGGCGGTATTCAAGAAGCTCTGGGTTGATCAATGGTCAGCTCGTATGGAATACATTCTCAACAATACGATTTTGGCACTTCTTGAAGCGCCTGGCTCTACGCTTCTGGGAATTAATCGTATGTTGGCGGACAAGGCGTATCGTAAATCTGTGGTAGATCAAGTTACTGATACAGAGGTAAAAGCATTTTGGACGCAGGAATTTGCGAAATATAACGAACGGTATGCCGGGGAAGCAACGGCCGCCATTCAGAATAAAATTGGTCAATTTGTCTCCAACCCACTCATTCGTAATATTGTCGGACAGGAAAAATCAGCATTCGATATGCGCAAAGCGATGGACGAGGGCAAGATCGTGCTGGTGAATATTTCTAAGGGGCGCGTGGGTGAAGATGCAAGCCGTCTTTTGGGCGCCATGCTTATTACGAAGATCCAGCTTGCTGCCATGTCTCGTGTAGATATCGCAAAGAATGAGCGCAATGACTTTATCCTTGTAGTTGATGAATTCCAAAACTTCGCCACCGCTTCTTTCGCAAACATCCTTTCCGAAGCACGTAAATTTAATCTGAGTCTTGTGATCGCAAACCAATACATCGCACAGATGGAAGATGCTGTGCGTGATGCCGTGTTTGGAAACGTAGGCACTATTATCTCATTCCGCGTGGGCGCGGAAGATGCAGAAATGTTAGAAAAAGAATTTGCACCGGAATTTGTGGCGCAGGATATTGTAAACCTTGGTAAGCGGCAGATTTATCTCAAACTCATGATTGACGGAGTCGCGTCTAAGGCGTTTTCTGCTATGACGATGGACACCTTGCCGCCAGAAGAAACAACGGAGCGCTTTAATGCAATTGAAGCGTCTCGGAAAACCTTTGGTCGTCCTCGCGCTGAGGTAGAAAAAACAATTGGGGACTGGCGAGAGGCTGGTGTAGCCCGTGATGATCACGCATCAGAAGGGCATTCATCAGCGCGGGAGCAATCTGCTGGCCCACGTCGTTCACAAGGAGATAGGCCACCTCGCCGTTCTCGAGGCGGAGGCGGTGGTCGTGGTGGATCTCAGTCCGAGCGGCCGGCACCAAGCGGGAAGATCACTGTTTCTGTGGGAGGAAAGGAACTTTCGCTTGCAGAGGCGATGCGGCAGGGAGTTATGCCGTTTACGTCGCAGAAAACGGGGCCAGGCCAGCCTCAAGAACCACGGCAACATATGAATAACGAAGAGCTGCGCAAGGTGCTCGCTGTTGCACTTGGCAAAGAGGAGGCTGTTGCCTCAACTGCCGATGAACGTTGA